A segment of the Bacteriovorax sp. PP10 genome:
ATAGACTTGATGAATTCTGGATTTATGGGAGTTCTTATTTGATTCTTCTTTAATTCAAAATTAAAAGATGCATTAGTCACAATAGAGAGAATTCCACCTAAACCACTTACTCCAAATAAAATTCCGGTGAAACGAGTGGTCGTGCTGATTCCTGAGGCCATGCCGGAACGATTGAAGGGAACTGAACCCATGATCGCTTTGGTTGTCTCACCGTTGAGCATTCCAGCGCCTGCACCCATGATAATTAAGGCACAAGCAACGAGTGGGTAGGAGTTAGATGTAACGAGAAAGAATCCCAGTAAGTCACCGATTGAAACTGTTAGCAGTCCGATGGCCAGAACTTGTCCTTGAGTGAATTTTTCATTGAGATATAAACTGAATTTAGGAAAGATGATCATCGCTATGGCAAAAGGAAGCATATGCAATCCTGCTGCAAGTGGAGTGAGTGAGAAAACATTCTGTAAATAAAGTGGAATGTAATTCATCATGACCTGAGCACTAAGAGCGTAGGCGAGCATCGAGCAGACTGAGCCGATGAAGAATTTATTTTTGAATAATGATAAGTCCAGCATTCCTCGTTTTTGTTTTTTTTCGGCGTAGATGAAAAGACCAAAAAAGATGAGACCTCCAAGAAGTCTTAGCAACATCGTGGGCGTTGTTATTTTTACTTCACTTGCATCAATGAGAAACCAGCTTAAGAAAAATAAAGCGAAGGTAAAAGTGATTAATCCCGGGATATCCAGTTTATCGGCATCGGGATCTGATGATTCAGTCACGTAGTGGTTGATCGCTGCGAGTAAGATAAGAACTGCGGGGACATTTATAAAGAATGCCCATCTCCATCCCAGGTAAGTTGTAATGATTCCACCAATAACAGGGGAGAGTGTGATTGTTAGACCAAGTGTGCTTCCCCAGATTCCCCATGCTTTTGCACGCTCTCTTGGATCAGAGAATTCTTTTCCAATGATTGCCAGAGATCCAATTAATAAGAAAGCAGCGCCAATTCCTTTTGCGGCCCTTCCTATATTTAAAATTGTAACAGTTGGAGCGAATCCGCAAACGAGTGAAGCGAGTAGAAAGAATACAAGTCCGAGCATGACAGATCTTTTTCTTCCATAGTTATCTGAGATCGCACCAGCTGGCATGAGGAAGATGGCAAACGTTAATATGTATGAACTGATAACCCATTCCAGATCGCGGAAAGAGGCACCTAATGCTTTTGAAATAGCAGGGAGTGAAACTGCTACGACATTGGTATCAAGCATGATTAAAGAACATACTCCTGAGGCCGCACATAAAACATAAAGTGACTTTTTATTAGCAAACATAACATTCTCGATTTTGTGGTAATGCTTAAAGTTAATCGAAGTGTATGTATCATTCCAGCAGTATTTTTACGTGCGACGTTTGTGCTGTTTTTTGTGAGATGTATCCATTGTTTTTTTATGAGAAATAGCGAGGGGTCTTCTCACAGCGTTTGAGAAGTCATTTTTGATAATTGTTGCAAACAGGATGCCTTCTATTTCACCTTTAAAATGAGGGAAGGGAGTTTAGACTCTCGAAGAATTTGTCTGGTCGTACTTCCTCCAAGAAGTGCCGTAAACTTGCTGGCCTGGGCACTGACGGCGATAAGATCTGCATTTATTTTATTGGCCACTCCAAGAATGATTTTATGAACTGGTTTTACTTCATAGTTAATAATCATCTCATAAGGGCAGTTCTCTTTTTTTATACTGTTTTCAATTTCAAGAGCACGCTTTTCAGTGATTGCTTTAAATTGTTCATAAGTCATATCTGAAAGAAACATTGGAATGTGAAGAACTGTGATTTGTGCATTCCATTTTTTTGCATACTCAATAACTCTTTTTAACCCCAAGTCTCCTTTATCAGTAAAGTCGTGAGCATAAAGAATTTTTTTTGCAGATTTAGAGGCAATGAACTTTGTTTTCTGATGATAGATAAGTAAATCGCATTCAGAAGAATGAATGAGTGTCTCACAGAAACTTCCAAAGATAAGGCGTGGGAGCAAATCTTTTCCGTTCGAGGCCATTACGACTAAATCGACTTTTTGGTCTTTAGTGTATTTTACAAATTCTTTGATCATAGATGATAAAGATATTTTTTTTGAAGAGATAATATCAACGGGAGTCTCTCTCATCTTTAATTTTTTAAGTTGAGCATTGATTACTTTCTTAGGATAGAGAGAGTAACGAATACCTTCGGGAACATTGAATGCAGTTGTTAGTTCTGCTTCGGCCTTCGATGCCACGTAGGCAACTTCGATAGAGTCTTTTTTAGAGTGGAATAAGGTCTCAAGGATTTTTTTACCTGAAATATTTAATTTTTTATTTTTTTGAAAAGGATCAAACGCCCATAATATTTTCATATAATTTTCCTTTATTTTGTCGGTCTCATAACAAGAATATCGCAAGGAGAGAATTTACAGAGAAAATCGGCAAACGAACTGGAAAATAACCCTGGAATGCCATATTTGCCTCTAGTTGCAACGACAACGAGATCAGCATTTATTTTTTCCAAATATGTCTTAATTGTTTCTTTTTTATTATATTCAAAAAAGCATTGATAGATAATTTGACTACTATCAATGTTGAGAGATTCACCCAGCTTTTTCATTATTTCGATGGCCTTCAGTTCCAGATTCGCATATTGAATTTCTGTAGGGTAAATATAAGGACTAAGATCAATTTGATAGATATTGAGTTTCACTACTGTCACGATATGTACCATTGTATGTTTTAAATCAACTTGATGACGAATCTTTTGAAGTGTATTTAAGCATTCGTTGTCGAGAGTTGTGCACAGTACATAGTTTTTCATATTTAATCCTCAATGAGCATTTTCATAATACTCATATATAAAAAATTAAATATGATTTTTATCACTAAAGCATTTAATTTATCATCAAGATAAAATTATTTTGCAGTTTTTCCTTTTTCTAAGATGGGTAGTAACAATACGTCAAAGAAGAGTCCTAATGTAAGAAGGAACGCCAGTAGTAGACCAAATTGTTTGATGGGCACGAAATCATGGAAGCCAAAAATAATAAATGACCCTATGGTAACAAAAGAACTTAGATAAATAGGATTTAATACGGCCTGCTGAAAAATATTAGAGTCCAAGTTAGGTCTTTTATAATTGTAAAGTAAGTGAATAGTACTATCGAAAATCATCCCAAAAGAAATACTAAAAGTTTTTATGGTCGAGATATTTAATGCCGTATGCGTAAAGTATAAAACAGCGATTGTTAATGTAATTGGTGGCGTATTAGAAACGATGAAATGAGATAGCTTTTTAAAATCACGAAAGCTGACTCCAACAATTAAGCAAACTAAAGCGATACTTAATCCCAGGCTGATCAAAAGAGAGTGGACCAGATTTTGCTGTGACTGCATTAACGTATAATTTAATCCATTGAAAGAAAATTTATACTCATTTGATGTCTGTTTTAAAACCTGGTCAACAGTCGTAAGCATTTTGTCATATTCTTCGGTTGGTATAGTTGGGTTTAAAATAGTTAAGTGATATTGATCAGTTTCTGAGTAGCCGCTCTTTAGTGAAGCTGGGACTTGAGACAACACTGCACTGGCCGCGAGTGAACTCTCAGGTATTTTCTTCTCTCCAGTGTAAGCATAATTTGCATTTTTAATTAAACTTGCAGGAGAAATGAATTGAACTTTAGGGAATCGGTGAAGCAGCTCATTTTTTAAATGCTCCTGAATATTGTTCATTTTTATCAGATCGGTCTGTTCAAAATCGGCCTTATCAGGTTTTGTAAAAATAACGTCTAACTTAGGAGTTCCCCCAAGACTAGATTCTATGCGATTGAACGAAGTGACCAGCTGATGATCTTTAGGGAAAAAATATAAGGCCTCAACCGTTGTCGTTAATCTGGGGTAAGCATAGACCGCAAGCAACAGACAGATAATGGAAAAGATATAAACCATTGGTCTTGTAACAAATTTAGGTGAATATAAAAGATTAAGAGGAGTCATTATTTTCTTATCAAAACGAGCATCTTTTAAAATAAATCTCCAGGTAATCATGAAAAAAACTGTCGTAATTAAAAGAGTGAGTGAGGAAGTAATCGCGAATTGCTTAACAGCGATAATATCACTTGTAATTAAGGAGAAAAAACCAACAATCGTACTTGAAACCATTAAGAGCATTGGAGTGAGTTTTCTTTTATAAGTCAGGCCAATGGTTTGATAAGTGAATAAACCGCTGATGATATGAATGCTCAAAGACTGAGTTGTTACAAAGTTAATTAGTGGAACAGATGTTGTGAGAATATTAGCTTCACCATAACCAATTTTTAAAACAGCTAGACCTATCATCGTAGCAAAAAGAGAGTTAATAAAAACAAAAAGGGTGATCTCCCAGTTCCGGTAATAGTAGAAAGAGGCCAGCAAAGTGAGTATGAAGAGCAAAGGAAAGAGTTTTGTCTGGATAGTTTCCCCCATGGCATTCAGGTGGTAATTTGTATAACCCATTCCTGCCATGTTGATTGAAAAAGGGAGATTAAGCATATCTTTATAAAAAAGAATTTGCTCTTTATCGTTAATGTTAGGAACCTGTACGACGAGAAATAAGCTATCCTTAGTCGTAAGTTTAAAATCCATTTCTGGATGTTCATCATAGAATTGTAACCATTCACTTGGAAGCTTCTTGCGGGTTGTATCTGCTGGGGTTGTCCATGAAACAATGTTATGGGCACTAAGCTTACCAGTTGTCGCTAAAACCTTTTCTTGGAGTGTCTGATTGTTGTCAGAATTGAGTTTAGGGATTTCTAGAAGAAGTTGATCATCATGTCCAAAGGTCTCAACGAAATGATCATAGCTTTGTTTTAAGTCCTTATTTAAAAAAAGATATTCTTTATTGTTTTGAACTAAATCTTTAGTCCATACAAAAAGTAAGAGAGTTGGAATGAGTAAAATTAAAAAGCATAATTTTAAAGGACTTATTTTTTTCATAATACAATCTTGATTATATGGAAAATTCCATCTCCTCATGATTGTATATGAATAACTATATTGTTTTTAAAATTATTTTCCGGGTAATTTAGATAGAGCGAGCAGATCGTCTAAAAAGAATGCACTTAACTCCATTCTTCCACCAAGTGAGCTTTTTTTGTAAATCTGGCTTGCTTGTTGTCTGACTGTATTCTCATTTGATCCACGGATATCAGCAATCTCTTTCATTGCTAATCCCTTAATAAGGAGGAGGGCAATCTCCTTTTCCCCACGACTAAATGACCACTTATTAAACTGCTCGTCTATATTCACCAAAAATTCTGAAGATAAGTGCGAGATCTTTTTTTGGAAATCTTCTTGTTCAAGTTTAAGTTTACGGTTCGTATAATCGAGTTCCTGGATCTTTTCCTGGTACCCATCCATCTCATTTTTTTGCCACGTTATAATTCTAAATTGATAGTAGGCACCGGCCATTGAAAATAACCAGATAGCAGCTTCATGAATAAGATGATTAAGAGGAACGCCTTCCTTCATATCTACAATAATATCGACCAATGTGAAGATACTCACACAAAGTAATATAATGAATGTGATAATCTTTATTTTATTCTCTTGCAGGTTTGTCATATTATTTTTTTTAACCTCTTAATTCCATGGAACTATCACATATATAGGATCGACTTATTATTGCTATCTGTAGCAATATTATGACTATAGGGAGTCTACATGTCATTGGCGAAATTAGAGAATAATAAACTTAAGATTGGGATCGTTGGCGCTGGGCCAGCAGGATCTATGAGTGCTTATTTTCTTGCTTCACAAGGCCACGCTGTTACTTTATTTGAGCGTAAAAAAGAGGTCGAACGTAAGGTTTGTGGCGAGTACTTATGCCCTGAGGGAGTAAGGTTACTTGAAGAGCTCAACCTTTTTGATCGGTTATGTGCAGGCTTCGAAGAACTTAACGGTATGGTTCTTGTATCACCTACGAATATTTCTATACCTAGTTATTTCCCCCAAACCGATAAGAAAAAAGTGAATAAAGGTTTGTCACTTAATCGTAAAATTTTTGATCAAAGGCTTTTGGGTCTGGCACTTGAGACAGGTGCTGTATTGCTGAAGGATACGACCGTAACAAGAGTCGTCCAAAATACAAATCAAAAATGGACTGTTATCGCTAATGAGGAAAATTACGAATTTGACTTGTTAATAGCAGCAGATGGACGTCAGTCTAAAATTGGACATACTTTAAAACATTTAAAATTCATTGATACTAAGAGAGCGGCCATCCATTGTTATTTATCTCGAAAAGTTGATCGTGGGCAAAGGCTCGGAGAGATGCATATCTTAAATGAAAATAGATATTGTGGCCTTGATCCAATTAGTGATGACGAAGTAAATTTTTCAGTTGTTTGTGATTCAAAAAGATTAAAAAAAAACACTCCGCAAAATATCATCAATGAAGTTCTGGCAAGCTCAATTCGTTTAAATCAAATGTTTGATCCTGTTGATGATAATACCGAGATAAAGGTAGTTACTAGTTTGAAGAATAAAAACCTTTATATTGCTGGAAATGGGCTTGCTTATGTGGGGGATGCAGCTGGCTTTATAGACCCTCTTACGGGAGAAGGAATTTATAATGCTCTTTTAACAAGCAAATTATTAAAAGAGAGCATTGAGCAGTCTGAAAATATGAATCATGCTCTTGCGCTTTATAAACGCAAAAAAAATAATCTAAGTTTTCAAAAGAATATTCTAAATAATTTCTTTCAATTTTTAATCAAAAGACCATTGTTAGTTAATTTAACAGCAGTATTTTTAAAAAAATCACAAAAAAGAGCAAACCATTTTATCGGAATCATCGGAAATATACATGGCCCGCTTACGGGTTTCATCAAAATGCTAAAAGCATAAGAGGCGAATTTATGGGTACTATTCATTCAGTTGTGACCAGCTTTCCTGAAAATTATGTTTCACAAGATGAAATTAGCAATGAGATCGGAAGTATCTGGCCGGATAAGAGAAAGCATGTTGATCAGTTTCATCAATCTTCTCAGGTAAAAGGAAGACACCTGGCCATTCCTTTGGCCGATTATAAAAATCTTGGAGATATTGGGGATCGTTCTAGTAAGTGGTTAGAAGTCGCAGTTGAATTACAGACTAACAATATTAATAATCTTCTAAAAAAAGCAGGGCTTCTGCCTTCAGATATAAGTTTAATTACGACAACGACTGTTACAGGTCTTGCAATCCCAACACTTGAAGCTCGCTTAATGAATAAAATAGCCTTCAAACCAAATACAAAAAGACTTCCAATTTTTGGTTTAGGATGTCTTGGTGGCGTCGCAGGGATAAACAGAGTTAATGATTATCTAAAAGGCCATCCCACAGAAGCAGCACTATTGCTGGCAACTGAATTGTGTTCGCTCACTTTTCAGTTTCAAGATAAGAGTGTGGCCAATCTAGTTGGTACAAGTCTTTTTGCCGATGGATCGGCCGCAGTTTTGATCTTAGGTGATGAACATCCATTAGCTAAAAAAGGGCAATTCAAAATTTTAAGCGGAGAAAGTTTCTTTTATCCAAACACAGAAAGAATCATGGGATGGGATATCGTTTCTTCAGGTTTTCAAATTGTTTTAAGTGGTGATGTTCCTAAGATTGTCGCAGAAAATGTGAAGCCGAATATTACAGAGTTTCTTTCAGGGAATAAAATCACACTAAGTGATGTCGGGTTTATGGTTTCTCACCCGGGGGGGCCAAAAGTTCTTGATAAGATCAGTGAAATTTCTGACCGATCATCAGAAGAGTTCAGACACAGTTGGACTAGTTTGAAAGATAAGGGAAATATGTCTTCAGTTTCAGTACTACATGTTCTGGAGAAAACGATTGAAGATAACAGAGCTCCAAACGAACTAGGACTCATGCTTGCAATGGGGCCCGCATTTTGTTCTGAAATGTGCCTGATCAAAAAAGTGTAGGGATAAAATGGTTAAAGAGACAGTTATTCTGAATATTATTATTTTGTTTTACTTATTACAGCGGGTAAGTGAAATGCTTATGAGTAAAAGCAATGAAGAATGGCTAAAGAAAAATTATAAGGTCGTCGAAGTGAATCCTAAAGAAGCTGTCTTTATGAAAATTTTCCATTCATTTTGGTTTATCTCATTATTAATTGAGGCGAACTTGAGAAAGCATCTTCAATCTGATTTATTCGCAATGTTTATTTATCTTGTCTTGGGTATTTGTCTGGTCGTAAGATTTTACTCAATGGAGAAGCTAAAGAGGTTTTGGACAATTAAAGTTTTATCTATCCCACAACAAAAAATTGTGAGTGATGGTCTTTACAAATATATCCGACATCCCAATTATTTAATTGTGGTATTTGAATTTATATTCATCCCTTTACTCTTAAGTTCTTACTATACACTATTTGCTTTTTCTATCTTAAATGGATTTGTTTTATATCGACGTATCAAGATTGAAGAAGAAAATTTAAGTAAAAATACCAATTACAAAGAAATTTTTAAAGGCGTTAGCAGAATGATACCATACTTTTTAATCTTACTATTGACTATTAATCTTCCGTTAAGTGCAGAAGAAATTCATTATCAATTCAAAGATTATAAAGAAGCAAAAAAATCAGAAAATTATATCAATTTTGAAAGTACGAGCACAAAGTTTGGAATGATTAATTCGACCTTCGATGGTTATGCAAAAGATATTACAGTGAAGTATCATTTAAATGGAAAAGTTATTGAGCATTTGGAAACCATTATTGAAAGTAATACTCTTGATACAGATGTCGATTCCAGAAATCAAAAGATGTTTAATTCTATTTTAGAAACTGATAAGTATCCTCAAATTAAAATTGTTATTAATGAGAAAGTGACATTGTCAGAGGGAGAACATCAAGTTGAGATGATCTTCTTTATTAAAGATAAGCAAATTCTCAAAAAAGTATCTTATGTTGTAGAAGTTAAAAATGGAAAATTTTGGATTTACGGGAAAACTGCTTTAGGATTAAAGGAGCTTGGTCTACCTGATCCTAGTATTATCATCGCTAAAGTAAGGGATC
Coding sequences within it:
- a CDS encoding MFS transporter; the protein is MFANKKSLYVLCAASGVCSLIMLDTNVVAVSLPAISKALGASFRDLEWVISSYILTFAIFLMPAGAISDNYGRKRSVMLGLVFFLLASLVCGFAPTVTILNIGRAAKGIGAAFLLIGSLAIIGKEFSDPRERAKAWGIWGSTLGLTITLSPVIGGIITTYLGWRWAFFINVPAVLILLAAINHYVTESSDPDADKLDIPGLITFTFALFFLSWFLIDASEVKITTPTMLLRLLGGLIFFGLFIYAEKKQKRGMLDLSLFKNKFFIGSVCSMLAYALSAQVMMNYIPLYLQNVFSLTPLAAGLHMLPFAIAMIIFPKFSLYLNEKFTQGQVLAIGLLTVSIGDLLGFFLVTSNSYPLVACALIIMGAGAGMLNGETTKAIMGSVPFNRSGMASGISTTTRFTGILFGVSGLGGILSIVTNASFNFELKKNQIRTPINPEFIKSILSGDLPKAMTKIDMNTQKDLLESGLRAFSNGFSTVLLTGSVISFCFAIVIYILMNPKKR
- a CDS encoding universal stress protein; translation: MKILWAFDPFQKNKKLNISGKKILETLFHSKKDSIEVAYVASKAEAELTTAFNVPEGIRYSLYPKKVINAQLKKLKMRETPVDIISSKKISLSSMIKEFVKYTKDQKVDLVVMASNGKDLLPRLIFGSFCETLIHSSECDLLIYHQKTKFIASKSAKKILYAHDFTDKGDLGLKRVIEYAKKWNAQITVLHIPMFLSDMTYEQFKAITEKRALEIENSIKKENCPYEMIINYEVKPVHKIILGVANKINADLIAVSAQASKFTALLGGSTTRQILRESKLPSLILKVK
- a CDS encoding universal stress protein is translated as MKNYVLCTTLDNECLNTLQKIRHQVDLKHTMVHIVTVVKLNIYQIDLSPYIYPTEIQYANLELKAIEIMKKLGESLNIDSSQIIYQCFFEYNKKETIKTYLEKINADLVVVATRGKYGIPGLFSSSFADFLCKFSPCDILVMRPTK
- a CDS encoding RND transporter family protein — encoded protein: MKKISPLKLCFLILLIPTLLLFVWTKDLVQNNKEYLFLNKDLKQSYDHFVETFGHDDQLLLEIPKLNSDNNQTLQEKVLATTGKLSAHNIVSWTTPADTTRKKLPSEWLQFYDEHPEMDFKLTTKDSLFLVVQVPNINDKEQILFYKDMLNLPFSINMAGMGYTNYHLNAMGETIQTKLFPLLFILTLLASFYYYRNWEITLFVFINSLFATMIGLAVLKIGYGEANILTTSVPLINFVTTQSLSIHIISGLFTYQTIGLTYKRKLTPMLLMVSSTIVGFFSLITSDIIAVKQFAITSSLTLLITTVFFMITWRFILKDARFDKKIMTPLNLLYSPKFVTRPMVYIFSIICLLLAVYAYPRLTTTVEALYFFPKDHQLVTSFNRIESSLGGTPKLDVIFTKPDKADFEQTDLIKMNNIQEHLKNELLHRFPKVQFISPASLIKNANYAYTGEKKIPESSLAASAVLSQVPASLKSGYSETDQYHLTILNPTIPTEEYDKMLTTVDQVLKQTSNEYKFSFNGLNYTLMQSQQNLVHSLLISLGLSIALVCLIVGVSFRDFKKLSHFIVSNTPPITLTIAVLYFTHTALNISTIKTFSISFGMIFDSTIHLLYNYKRPNLDSNIFQQAVLNPIYLSSFVTIGSFIIFGFHDFVPIKQFGLLLAFLLTLGLFFDVLLLPILEKGKTAK
- a CDS encoding helix-turn-helix transcriptional regulator, which codes for MTNLQENKIKIITFIILLCVSIFTLVDIIVDMKEGVPLNHLIHEAAIWLFSMAGAYYQFRIITWQKNEMDGYQEKIQELDYTNRKLKLEQEDFQKKISHLSSEFLVNIDEQFNKWSFSRGEKEIALLLIKGLAMKEIADIRGSNENTVRQQASQIYKKSSLGGRMELSAFFLDDLLALSKLPGK
- a CDS encoding NAD(P)/FAD-dependent oxidoreductase, producing MSLAKLENNKLKIGIVGAGPAGSMSAYFLASQGHAVTLFERKKEVERKVCGEYLCPEGVRLLEELNLFDRLCAGFEELNGMVLVSPTNISIPSYFPQTDKKKVNKGLSLNRKIFDQRLLGLALETGAVLLKDTTVTRVVQNTNQKWTVIANEENYEFDLLIAADGRQSKIGHTLKHLKFIDTKRAAIHCYLSRKVDRGQRLGEMHILNENRYCGLDPISDDEVNFSVVCDSKRLKKNTPQNIINEVLASSIRLNQMFDPVDDNTEIKVVTSLKNKNLYIAGNGLAYVGDAAGFIDPLTGEGIYNALLTSKLLKESIEQSENMNHALALYKRKKNNLSFQKNILNNFFQFLIKRPLLVNLTAVFLKKSQKRANHFIGIIGNIHGPLTGFIKMLKA
- a CDS encoding type III polyketide synthase; amino-acid sequence: MGTIHSVVTSFPENYVSQDEISNEIGSIWPDKRKHVDQFHQSSQVKGRHLAIPLADYKNLGDIGDRSSKWLEVAVELQTNNINNLLKKAGLLPSDISLITTTTVTGLAIPTLEARLMNKIAFKPNTKRLPIFGLGCLGGVAGINRVNDYLKGHPTEAALLLATELCSLTFQFQDKSVANLVGTSLFADGSAAVLILGDEHPLAKKGQFKILSGESFFYPNTERIMGWDIVSSGFQIVLSGDVPKIVAENVKPNITEFLSGNKITLSDVGFMVSHPGGPKVLDKISEISDRSSEEFRHSWTSLKDKGNMSSVSVLHVLEKTIEDNRAPNELGLMLAMGPAFCSEMCLIKKV
- a CDS encoding isoprenylcysteine carboxylmethyltransferase family protein, translated to MVKETVILNIIILFYLLQRVSEMLMSKSNEEWLKKNYKVVEVNPKEAVFMKIFHSFWFISLLIEANLRKHLQSDLFAMFIYLVLGICLVVRFYSMEKLKRFWTIKVLSIPQQKIVSDGLYKYIRHPNYLIVVFEFIFIPLLLSSYYTLFAFSILNGFVLYRRIKIEEENLSKNTNYKEIFKGVSRMIPYFLILLLTINLPLSAEEIHYQFKDYKEAKKSENYINFESTSTKFGMINSTFDGYAKDITVKYHLNGKVIEHLETIIESNTLDTDVDSRNQKMFNSILETDKYPQIKIVINEKVTLSEGEHQVEMIFFIKDKQILKKVSYVVEVKNGKFWIYGKTALGLKELGLPDPSIIIAKVRDLFDLKFSITLQ